A region from the Salifodinibacter halophilus genome encodes:
- a CDS encoding electron transfer flavoprotein subunit beta/FixA family protein: MKILVALKRTIDYNVRVQIRDDGSGVVTDGIKHSINPFDEIALEQAIRWQDDGQVDEVVAVTIGSEPATEQLKTAAAFGCGRVIHIAAEDDVQPPAAARVISAVAKAENADMVLMGKQAIDDDCGQTGPMTAAQLGWPQASFASAIELTATNARVTRELDSGLETLDVDLPALITADLRLAEPRYLRLPDIMRGKKQAIEHRHIDEFDVADAPALELERVAAPPPRTGGQRVANTDALIAELETRQLL; this comes from the coding sequence ATGAAAATACTGGTCGCTCTCAAGCGAACCATCGACTACAACGTGCGCGTCCAAATCCGTGATGACGGTAGCGGCGTGGTTACCGACGGCATCAAACACAGCATCAATCCGTTCGACGAGATCGCGCTGGAACAGGCCATTCGCTGGCAGGACGACGGCCAGGTCGATGAAGTGGTTGCTGTGACGATCGGCAGTGAGCCGGCCACGGAACAACTAAAAACCGCCGCGGCCTTCGGCTGCGGGCGCGTGATCCACATCGCCGCGGAAGACGATGTCCAACCGCCAGCCGCCGCGCGTGTAATTAGCGCCGTTGCCAAAGCTGAAAACGCCGACATGGTCCTGATGGGCAAACAGGCGATTGACGACGATTGCGGCCAGACTGGCCCAATGACCGCAGCACAACTCGGCTGGCCCCAGGCCAGTTTTGCCTCGGCCATTGAACTGACGGCAACCAACGCCCGCGTGACACGCGAACTCGACAGCGGACTGGAAACCCTGGATGTCGATCTGCCCGCGCTGATTACCGCCGATCTCCGCTTGGCCGAGCCGCGTTATCTGCGCCTGCCCGATATCATGCGCGGCAAGAAACAAGCCATCGAGCACCGCCATATCGACGAATTCGATGTCGCCGACGCACCAGCACTCGAACTCGAACGTGTGGCTGCCCCACCCCCACGCACCGGCGGCCAGCGCGTTGCCAACACCGATGCTCTGATCGCGGAACTCGAAACCCGCCAACTGCTATGA